One genomic region from Nocardioides plantarum encodes:
- a CDS encoding SGNH/GDSL hydrolase family protein, whose translation MTHPYRRYVALGDSFTEGVGDPAPDRPNAVRGWADRVAEVLGRDVPDFGYANLAIRGRKIDKVVGEQVAPAVALDPDLVTIYAGANDILRPQVDLDALVTSYDEALGRLAATGARLVVWTAFDPGGSATFRLLRGRFALYNELVREIADRHGAAILDFWRMREYRDPGYWDHDRLHMGPAGHQHMAITVLDLLGVPHDLEDLPLAAPPGGGVRDQLEWVRGSAAPWVHRRLTGRSSGDGLDPRHASYVRLG comes from the coding sequence GTGACCCACCCCTACCGCCGCTACGTCGCGCTCGGCGACTCGTTCACCGAAGGCGTCGGCGACCCCGCGCCCGACCGACCCAACGCCGTACGCGGCTGGGCCGACCGGGTCGCCGAGGTGCTGGGCCGCGACGTGCCCGACTTCGGCTACGCCAACCTCGCGATCCGCGGGCGCAAGATCGACAAGGTCGTCGGCGAGCAGGTCGCTCCCGCCGTCGCGCTCGACCCCGACCTGGTGACGATCTACGCCGGAGCCAACGACATCCTGCGACCGCAGGTCGACCTCGACGCCCTCGTGACGTCGTACGACGAGGCGCTGGGTCGGCTCGCCGCCACCGGTGCGCGGCTGGTCGTCTGGACGGCGTTCGACCCCGGCGGGTCGGCGACCTTCCGTCTGCTGCGCGGGCGGTTCGCGCTCTACAACGAGCTGGTGCGCGAGATCGCCGACCGGCACGGCGCCGCGATCCTCGACTTCTGGCGGATGCGCGAGTACCGCGACCCGGGCTACTGGGACCACGACCGGTTGCACATGGGTCCCGCCGGGCACCAGCACATGGCGATCACCGTGCTCGACCTGCTCGGCGTGCCCCACGACCTCGAGGACCTCCCGCTCGCGGCTCCGCCGGGGGGCGGCGTGCGCGACCAGCTCGAGTGGGTCCGCGGATCGGCGGCCCCGTGGGTGCACCGTCGACTCACCGGCCGCTCGTCGGGCGACGGCCTCGACCCGCGGCACGCGTCGTACGTCCGCCTCGGCTAG
- a CDS encoding collagen-like triple helix repeat-containing protein: MDTKKRFPRSLPLVLALVVALMLGSAGGAVAARKITGKDIAGNTITGANIKDRSLTLADLSASTRTSLKGAKGSTGAKGATGAKGATGPTGPAGATGPQGATGPQGDTGATGAGFDDFSYYQAVATAVPANTNDFVVEGDCPTGQSIVSAFAYWATDNSPLQVSVGFINDTTMAAVAYSTGVSATQNATLQFSCATMALPAKAARRMLDVKR; the protein is encoded by the coding sequence ATGGATACCAAGAAGCGGTTCCCCCGCAGCCTGCCCCTCGTCCTCGCGCTCGTCGTCGCCCTGATGCTGGGCTCGGCCGGTGGCGCCGTCGCCGCCCGCAAGATCACCGGCAAGGACATCGCCGGCAACACGATCACCGGCGCCAACATCAAGGACCGCAGCCTCACCCTGGCCGACCTCAGCGCCTCGACGCGCACGTCGCTCAAGGGGGCCAAGGGCTCCACCGGCGCCAAGGGCGCGACCGGTGCCAAGGGCGCCACCGGACCCACCGGACCTGCCGGAGCCACCGGCCCCCAGGGCGCCACCGGCCCGCAGGGTGACACGGGCGCCACCGGTGCCGGCTTCGATGACTTCAGCTACTACCAGGCGGTCGCCACCGCCGTCCCGGCCAACACCAACGACTTCGTCGTCGAGGGTGACTGCCCCACCGGTCAGAGCATCGTCAGCGCGTTCGCCTACTGGGCGACCGACAACTCGCCCCTCCAGGTGTCGGTCGGGTTCATCAACGACACCACGATGGCCGCCGTCGCCTACAGCACCGGCGTCTCCGCCACCCAGAACGCCACCCTCCAGTTCAGCTGCGCCACCATGGCGCTGCCCGCCAAGGCTGCCCGCCGCATGCTCGACGTCAAGCGCTGA
- a CDS encoding DUF2461 domain-containing protein — protein sequence MQFSGFPVAALDFYDDLELDNTRSFWESHKAVYDESVKQPFTALTTMLAPEFGAAKIFRPYRDVRFAKDKTPYKTHQGAFVAAGPSLGWYVELSPRGVRVGGGFYEASGARLGAIRDAIDDDTTGPALERLLARLAKAGFEVGGERLKTTPRGYDATHPRIDLLRHKQLVVGRPYGFEKVIHTPAVATLVRDDWRALKPLITWLQRAVAGVPEDLRIR from the coding sequence GTGCAGTTCTCCGGCTTCCCCGTCGCCGCCCTCGACTTCTACGACGACCTCGAGCTCGACAACACCCGGTCGTTCTGGGAGTCCCACAAGGCCGTCTACGACGAGTCGGTCAAGCAGCCGTTCACCGCGCTGACCACGATGCTCGCGCCGGAGTTCGGGGCGGCCAAGATCTTCCGCCCCTACCGCGACGTCCGGTTCGCCAAGGACAAGACGCCCTACAAGACCCACCAGGGCGCGTTCGTGGCGGCCGGCCCGTCGCTCGGCTGGTACGTCGAGCTGTCACCTCGCGGGGTGCGCGTCGGCGGTGGCTTCTACGAGGCCTCCGGCGCACGCCTCGGCGCGATCCGCGACGCCATCGACGACGACACGACCGGTCCGGCGCTCGAGCGGCTGCTGGCCAGGCTCGCGAAGGCCGGCTTCGAGGTCGGCGGCGAGCGGCTCAAGACGACCCCGCGCGGCTACGACGCCACCCACCCCCGGATCGACCTGCTGCGCCACAAGCAGCTCGTGGTCGGCCGGCCCTACGGCTTCGAGAAGGTCATCCACACCCCCGCCGTCGCCACGTTGGTGCGCGACGACTGGCGCGCGCTGAAGCCCTTGATCACCTGGCTCCAGCGCGCCGTCGCCGGCGTCCCCGAGGACCTCAGGATCCGCTGA
- a CDS encoding SigE family RNA polymerase sigma factor: protein MSTRTQEFEEFAVARTPGLLRSARLLCGDAHLAEDLVQDTLAKVYVRWHATLRSPIENPVAYAHTALTRTFLSSRRRRSSTERPYADLPDRPVAGAPDDMAGAVETRMALDEALAGLGPDDRAVLVLRYLEDLSVAETAQRMGVSAGAVRNRSMRALERIRPLLDTSLIVHVPERGTTHD, encoded by the coding sequence ATGTCGACCAGGACGCAGGAGTTCGAGGAGTTCGCCGTGGCGCGGACCCCCGGTCTGCTGAGGTCTGCCCGACTGCTCTGCGGTGACGCCCACCTCGCCGAGGACCTCGTCCAGGACACCCTGGCCAAGGTCTACGTGCGGTGGCACGCCACCCTCCGGAGCCCGATCGAGAACCCGGTGGCCTACGCCCACACGGCGCTCACGCGCACGTTCCTGAGCAGCCGCCGCCGTCGGAGCAGCACCGAACGGCCGTACGCCGACCTGCCCGACCGACCCGTCGCCGGTGCCCCCGACGACATGGCCGGCGCGGTGGAGACGCGGATGGCGCTGGACGAGGCGCTCGCCGGGCTCGGGCCCGACGACCGTGCCGTGCTGGTGCTGCGCTACCTCGAGGACCTCAGCGTCGCCGAGACCGCCCAGCGCATGGGGGTCTCCGCCGGTGCGGTCCGCAACCGCAGCATGCGCGCCCTCGAGCGCATCCGACCGTTGCTCGACACCTCGCTCATCGTGCACGTCCCCGAGAGAGGCACCACCCATGACTGA
- a CDS encoding SpoIVB peptidase S55 domain-containing protein — protein sequence MSLTPRRRRLLSLAMAATLSLGLPAAGFSVLAGPAHAAGPAGDCVQPFPLSGIAAGDEVEGLTVVSGTTPTGFTGEILGVLEDGIAPDIDMIMIDLDMPEFARTGGVWSGMSGSPVYAADGRLIGAVAYGLSNGPSPIAGVTPFEDMNDHLASSTDLRTSPKRLGKADARTVAARAGISVARAEQGFKELPTPMGVSGLSARRLAQLQAKGPDFITKSTYVLGKTSGDKAAGPETIVAGGNLASSVAYGDVAMAGVGTATSVCGDTVVGFGHPLALLGATTEALHPADAVYIQPDSLGAPFKVANLAPPVGTITDDRTTGITGTFGALPDTTDISSQVTYGARSRTGTTAVSVPAYAGEATFYQLVANQDRVVDGPSSGTQLLTWAITGTDNGKPFSLTYTDRWTSTDLSEPSYSVAILVDELNAIDGVSVKTVTAKAGVTDSLARHTLVGIEQRRGGAGGPWVRVSERSPIVGRAGKPVQLRVVLGGTAGKKTVTLSRVILPSKAKGQIFLVAQGGDQGDDEFFFDEEGEGTDEASVAAVRSGLSHQLRHDRIRVQVGTPDKLDLGWWGDDGDYRRSRGVSFVRTQTTRPLDSVVGGTTLLPVVVR from the coding sequence GTGTCTCTCACCCCCCGCCGCCGTCGGCTGCTCTCGCTCGCGATGGCAGCCACCCTGAGCCTGGGCCTGCCCGCCGCGGGCTTCTCCGTCCTGGCCGGCCCCGCCCACGCCGCCGGTCCGGCCGGCGACTGCGTCCAGCCCTTCCCGCTCTCCGGGATCGCGGCCGGTGACGAGGTCGAGGGGCTGACCGTCGTCTCGGGCACCACCCCCACCGGCTTCACCGGCGAGATCCTGGGTGTGCTCGAGGACGGCATCGCCCCCGACATCGACATGATCATGATCGACCTCGACATGCCGGAGTTCGCGCGCACCGGCGGCGTCTGGTCGGGCATGTCCGGCTCGCCGGTGTACGCCGCCGACGGCCGGCTCATCGGCGCCGTCGCCTACGGCCTGTCCAACGGCCCCTCCCCGATCGCCGGCGTGACGCCGTTCGAGGACATGAACGACCACCTCGCCAGCAGCACCGACCTGCGCACCAGCCCGAAGCGCCTGGGCAAGGCCGACGCCCGCACGGTCGCCGCGCGGGCCGGCATCAGCGTCGCCCGGGCCGAGCAGGGGTTCAAGGAGCTCCCGACGCCGATGGGCGTCAGCGGACTGTCCGCGCGCCGCCTGGCGCAGCTGCAGGCCAAGGGGCCGGACTTCATCACCAAGTCCACCTACGTCCTCGGCAAGACGTCCGGTGACAAGGCCGCCGGCCCCGAGACCATCGTCGCCGGCGGCAACCTGGCCAGCTCCGTGGCCTACGGCGACGTCGCCATGGCCGGGGTCGGCACCGCGACCTCGGTCTGCGGCGACACCGTCGTCGGCTTCGGCCACCCCCTCGCGCTCCTCGGCGCGACCACGGAGGCGCTGCACCCGGCCGACGCCGTCTACATCCAGCCCGACTCCCTCGGCGCGCCGTTCAAGGTCGCCAACCTCGCCCCGCCCGTCGGCACCATCACCGACGACCGCACCACCGGCATCACGGGCACGTTCGGCGCACTCCCGGACACCACCGACATCAGCTCTCAGGTCACCTACGGCGCCCGGTCCCGTACCGGCACGACCGCGGTCTCGGTCCCGGCGTACGCCGGCGAGGCGACCTTCTACCAGCTCGTCGCCAACCAGGACCGCGTCGTCGACGGCCCCTCCAGCGGCACGCAGCTGCTCACCTGGGCGATCACCGGCACCGACAACGGCAAGCCGTTCTCGCTGACCTACACCGACCGGTGGACCAGCACCGACCTGTCCGAGCCGTCCTACAGCGTCGCCATCCTGGTCGACGAGCTCAACGCCATCGACGGCGTCTCCGTCAAGACCGTCACGGCCAAGGCCGGCGTCACCGACAGCCTCGCGCGCCACACGCTGGTCGGCATCGAGCAGCGCCGCGGCGGTGCCGGTGGCCCGTGGGTGCGCGTCTCGGAGCGTTCGCCCATCGTCGGCAGGGCCGGCAAGCCGGTCCAGCTCCGGGTCGTCCTCGGCGGCACGGCCGGCAAGAAGACCGTGACGCTGTCGCGCGTCATCCTGCCCAGCAAGGCCAAGGGCCAGATCTTCCTGGTCGCCCAGGGCGGCGACCAGGGCGACGACGAGTTCTTCTTCGACGAGGAGGGCGAGGGCACCGACGAGGCCAGCGTGGCCGCGGTCCGCTCCGGCCTGTCCCACCAGCTCCGGCACGACCGGATCCGGGTCCAGGTCGGCACGCCCGACAAGCTCGACCTCGGCTGGTGGGGTGACGACGGGGACTACCGCCGCTCGCGCGGGGTCTCGTTCGTCCGCACCCAGACCACCCGCCCGCTGGACAGCGTCGTCGGAGGTACGACGCTCCTGCCGGTCGTCGTCCGCTGA
- a CDS encoding nuclear transport factor 2 family protein → MITSDAITWLAADDDHPARRASQRSYSAVAKGDLAEWLTIYSDQAVLEDPVGPSMFDPEGAGHRGHAGISAFWEKAIAPIATFEFTITESLANPGSNTCANVGSIRTAFADGSSTVTDLVMVYVVDDDGLVLSMRAFWEPERTMASFTTA, encoded by the coding sequence GTGATCACCTCCGACGCCATCACCTGGCTCGCCGCCGACGACGACCACCCGGCGCGACGGGCGAGCCAGCGGTCCTACTCGGCGGTGGCCAAGGGCGACCTGGCCGAGTGGCTGACGATCTACTCCGACCAGGCGGTGCTGGAGGACCCGGTCGGCCCGTCGATGTTCGACCCCGAGGGCGCGGGCCACCGCGGCCACGCGGGCATCTCCGCGTTCTGGGAGAAGGCCATCGCCCCGATCGCGACCTTCGAGTTCACGATCACCGAGTCGCTGGCCAACCCCGGCAGCAACACCTGCGCCAACGTCGGCAGCATCCGGACGGCGTTCGCCGACGGCTCCTCCACCGTCACCGACCTGGTCATGGTCTACGTCGTCGACGACGACGGGCTGGTGCTGTCGATGAGGGCGTTCTGGGAGCCCGAACGAACGATGGCCTCGTTCACCACAGCCTGA
- a CDS encoding RrF2 family transcriptional regulator, whose translation MRVSAKSDYALRALIEMAGRVDAKAVSAEELGRLQDIPHGFLQAILADLRRGGIVMSQRGQSGGWRMGRPAAEVSVADVIRAVDGPLVSVYGLRPESVTYNEQADVLQHVWIAARRSLRDVFEAVSIQQLADGKLPKAVTSRTADEDAWQPH comes from the coding sequence ATGCGCGTTTCCGCCAAGTCCGACTACGCACTGCGGGCACTCATCGAGATGGCCGGCCGCGTGGACGCCAAGGCGGTCAGTGCCGAGGAGCTCGGCCGACTGCAGGACATCCCCCACGGGTTCCTCCAGGCGATCCTCGCCGACCTGCGCCGCGGCGGCATCGTGATGTCCCAGCGCGGCCAGTCCGGTGGCTGGAGGATGGGCCGCCCCGCCGCCGAGGTGTCCGTCGCCGACGTGATCCGCGCCGTCGACGGCCCCCTGGTCTCCGTCTACGGCCTGCGCCCCGAGTCCGTCACCTACAACGAGCAGGCCGACGTGCTCCAGCACGTCTGGATCGCCGCCCGCCGCTCCCTGCGCGACGTCTTCGAGGCCGTCTCGATCCAACAGCTCGCCGACGGCAAGCTCCCCAAGGCCGTCACCTCGCGGACCGCCGACGAGGACGCCTGGCAGCCGCACTGA
- a CDS encoding acyl-CoA dehydrogenase has protein sequence MSHYKSNLRDIEFNLFEVLGRDEILGTGPFTDIDADSARSILAEVERLSREDLAASYEDSDRNPPVFDPATHTAPLPESFKKSYQAWMDAEFWRLQINEDLGGTPAPSSLIWATAEMVLGANAPIWMYAAGPAFAQVVHRNGNDRDKRIAQLMVERQWGCTMVLTEPDAGSDVGAGRAKATANDDGSWNIEGVKRFITSAEHDMSENIMHLVLARPVGVEGVGGPGTKGLSLFLVPHHHFDHETGELTGERNGVYVTNVEHKMGIKVSNTCEVTFGDPSVGDGAPARGWLLGEVHNGIAQMFQVIENARMMVGTKAIATLSTGYLNALDYAKERVQGADLTQSGDKTAPRVTITHHPDVRRSLMVQKSFAEAMRSLVLYTASWQDKIQLAEHAGEGQSDDATLFNAVNDLLLPIVKGYGSERSWVLLGTESLQTYGGSGFLQEYPVEQYVRDAKIDTLYEGTTAIQGQDFFFRKIVKDQGKALGTIAAEIQSFLDAEGGNGRLKNERALLATALDDANAIVGHMINELMSAQDEIRNIYKVGLNTTRLLMVLGDVVCAWLLLRGADVALGKLGGEVSAKDKAFYEGKVAAAQFFAQYNLPKISAERAIAEAVDNSLMDLDEAAF, from the coding sequence GTGAGTCACTACAAGAGCAACCTGCGCGACATCGAGTTCAACCTCTTCGAGGTGCTCGGGCGCGACGAGATCCTCGGGACCGGCCCGTTCACCGACATCGACGCCGACTCGGCGCGCAGCATCCTGGCCGAGGTCGAGCGGCTGTCCCGCGAGGACCTCGCGGCGTCCTACGAGGACAGCGACCGCAACCCCCCGGTCTTCGACCCGGCCACCCACACCGCGCCGCTGCCCGAGTCGTTCAAGAAGAGCTACCAGGCCTGGATGGACGCCGAGTTCTGGCGCCTGCAGATCAACGAGGACCTGGGCGGCACCCCCGCCCCCTCGTCGCTGATCTGGGCGACCGCCGAGATGGTGCTGGGCGCCAACGCCCCCATCTGGATGTACGCCGCGGGCCCGGCCTTCGCCCAGGTCGTGCACCGCAACGGCAACGACCGCGACAAGCGCATCGCCCAGCTGATGGTCGAGCGCCAGTGGGGCTGCACGATGGTCCTGACCGAGCCCGACGCCGGCTCCGACGTCGGCGCCGGTCGCGCCAAGGCCACCGCCAACGACGACGGCTCGTGGAACATCGAGGGCGTCAAGCGCTTCATCACCTCGGCCGAGCACGACATGAGCGAGAACATCATGCACCTCGTGCTCGCCCGCCCCGTGGGCGTCGAGGGCGTCGGCGGGCCCGGCACCAAGGGCCTCTCGCTCTTCCTGGTGCCCCACCACCACTTCGACCACGAGACCGGCGAGCTGACCGGCGAGCGCAACGGCGTCTACGTCACCAACGTCGAGCACAAGATGGGCATCAAGGTCTCCAACACCTGCGAGGTCACCTTCGGCGACCCGTCGGTCGGCGACGGCGCACCGGCTCGGGGCTGGCTGCTCGGCGAGGTGCACAACGGCATCGCCCAGATGTTCCAGGTCATCGAGAACGCCCGGATGATGGTCGGCACCAAGGCCATCGCGACCCTGTCGACCGGCTACCTCAACGCCCTCGACTACGCCAAGGAGCGGGTGCAGGGTGCCGACCTGACGCAGTCCGGCGACAAGACCGCGCCGCGCGTCACGATCACCCACCACCCCGACGTACGCCGCTCGCTGATGGTCCAGAAGTCCTTCGCCGAGGCGATGCGCTCGCTGGTGCTCTACACCGCGTCGTGGCAGGACAAGATCCAGCTCGCCGAGCACGCCGGCGAGGGCCAGTCCGACGACGCCACGCTCTTCAACGCCGTCAACGACCTGCTGCTCCCGATCGTCAAGGGCTACGGCTCGGAGCGCTCGTGGGTGCTGCTCGGCACCGAGTCGCTGCAGACCTACGGCGGCTCCGGCTTCCTGCAGGAGTACCCCGTCGAGCAGTACGTCCGCGACGCCAAGATCGACACCCTCTACGAGGGCACCACGGCGATCCAGGGCCAGGACTTCTTCTTCCGCAAGATCGTCAAGGACCAGGGCAAGGCGCTCGGCACCATCGCGGCCGAGATCCAGTCGTTCCTCGACGCCGAGGGCGGCAACGGCCGCCTCAAGAACGAGCGTGCTCTGCTCGCCACGGCCCTTGACGACGCCAACGCCATCGTCGGCCACATGATCAACGAGCTGATGTCGGCCCAGGACGAGATCCGCAACATCTACAAGGTCGGCCTCAACACCACCCGCCTGCTGATGGTCCTCGGCGACGTCGTCTGCGCGTGGCTGCTGCTGCGCGGCGCCGACGTGGCACTGGGCAAGCTCGGTGGCGAGGTCTCGGCCAAGGACAAGGCGTTCTACGAGGGCAAGGTCGCTGCCGCGCAGTTCTTCGCCCAGTACAACCTGCCCAAGATCAGCGCCGAGCGCGCGATCGCCGAGGCCGTCGACAACTCCCTCATGGACCTCGACGAGGCCGCGTTCTGA
- a CDS encoding LysR family transcriptional regulator ArgP, translating into MQPDQLAALAAIVEHGTFEAAARSLHVTTSAVSQRIRALEASAGQVLVRRTTPCTVTPAGEALVRMARQWALLLDEARSVADAGPVVVDLPVAVNADSLATWFRGVVGEVASWEGVRLRLHVEDQGWSADLLRRGEVLAAVTSDPTAVQGCTVEPLGSMRYRPAATPAFAERWRAGRGYDWARMPLVVFNEKDALQHDLLTARGLGPPPVVHRVPTSHDFHEAVRHGLGWGLLPAAQLDPDLASGALVALSARDHVDVPLFWQRWRLESESLTRLSDVVRDAFDGRPHRRQADPSPMGDGSPRKTR; encoded by the coding sequence ATGCAGCCGGACCAGCTCGCCGCCCTGGCGGCCATCGTCGAGCACGGCACCTTCGAGGCCGCCGCCCGCAGCCTGCACGTCACGACGAGCGCGGTGAGCCAGCGCATCCGCGCTCTCGAGGCGTCCGCCGGCCAGGTCCTCGTGCGTCGTACGACGCCCTGCACCGTCACGCCGGCGGGCGAGGCCCTGGTGCGGATGGCGCGGCAGTGGGCGCTGCTCCTCGACGAGGCCCGCTCCGTGGCCGACGCGGGGCCGGTCGTCGTCGACCTGCCGGTCGCGGTCAACGCCGACTCGCTGGCCACCTGGTTCCGCGGGGTGGTGGGCGAGGTGGCCTCGTGGGAGGGCGTGCGGCTGCGGCTGCACGTGGAGGACCAGGGCTGGTCGGCCGACCTGCTGCGCCGCGGCGAGGTGCTGGCCGCGGTGACCTCGGACCCGACCGCCGTGCAGGGCTGCACGGTCGAGCCGCTCGGCTCGATGCGCTACCGGCCTGCGGCGACGCCGGCCTTCGCCGAGCGGTGGCGGGCCGGGCGAGGCTACGACTGGGCACGGATGCCGCTGGTGGTCTTCAACGAGAAGGACGCCCTCCAGCACGACCTCCTCACCGCCCGCGGCCTCGGCCCGCCGCCCGTGGTGCACCGGGTGCCGACCTCCCACGACTTCCACGAGGCCGTGCGCCACGGGCTCGGCTGGGGCCTGCTCCCCGCCGCCCAGCTCGACCCCGACCTCGCCTCGGGCGCGCTGGTCGCCCTGTCCGCGCGCGACCACGTCGACGTACCGCTCTTCTGGCAGCGGTGGCGGCTCGAGTCGGAGTCATTGACCCGGTTGAGCGACGTGGTGCGAGACGCGTTCGATGGTCGGCCACATCGGCGCCAGGCCGACCCGTCGCCCATGGGCGACGGGTCACCACGAAAAACACGCTGA
- a CDS encoding LysE/ArgO family amino acid transporter, with protein sequence MLTSTVAGLLTGLTLIIAIGAQNAFVLRQGLARRHVGPVVAVCAVSDLVLIVAGVAGIGTVIEQAGWVIDVVRWAGVAFLTWYGVSSLLRARRGGSLQAATGDDATLGRAVRTAVALTWLNPHVYLDTVLLLGSVANTHGDGDRWWFAAGAGAASVLWFTGLGYGARLAHRALSTQRAWQVLDVLIGLTMLAIAVGLALGG encoded by the coding sequence GTGCTCACCTCCACCGTCGCCGGCCTCCTGACCGGTCTCACCCTGATCATCGCGATCGGCGCGCAGAACGCCTTCGTGCTGCGCCAGGGGCTGGCCCGGCGCCACGTCGGCCCGGTCGTCGCGGTGTGCGCGGTCAGCGACCTGGTGCTGATCGTCGCCGGGGTGGCGGGCATCGGCACGGTCATCGAGCAGGCCGGCTGGGTGATCGACGTCGTGCGCTGGGCCGGCGTCGCCTTCCTCACGTGGTACGGCGTCAGCTCGCTGCTCCGGGCCCGCCGGGGCGGCTCGCTGCAGGCCGCGACCGGCGACGACGCGACCCTCGGGCGCGCCGTACGCACCGCCGTCGCGCTCACCTGGCTCAACCCCCACGTCTACCTCGACACCGTCCTGCTGCTGGGCTCGGTCGCCAACACTCACGGCGACGGCGACCGCTGGTGGTTCGCGGCCGGCGCGGGCGCGGCCAGCGTGCTCTGGTTCACCGGTCTCGGGTACGGCGCCCGGCTGGCCCACCGGGCCCTGTCGACCCAGCGCGCCTGGCAGGTCCTCGACGTGCTGATCGGCCTGACGATGCTGGCCATCGCCGTGGGGCTGGCCCTCGGCGGTTGA
- a CDS encoding maleylpyruvate isomerase family mycothiol-dependent enzyme: MSDPEDAPRLAGYVETWWQAVQDLAALLDQVPDEQWSTPTDLAGWDVRACAAHTAHLESVLAGHPEETAEIGEPAHVTGLMGLYTEIGVVNRRDRSPAEIVAEIREVTGRRHQQLLADPPTDASAQPPVIFGGVPWTWEVLLRNRPLDVWMHEQDVRRAVGLPGGLDTRAAQHTADYLTESFGFVVAKKAGAEPGTTAVLDVVGSPTVAYAVTDARRGERLPVVPGDPTVTLRTDRETFVLLAGGRRAAAADAVTIEGDHELGARIVATMATTP, translated from the coding sequence ATGAGCGATCCCGAGGACGCCCCCCGCCTGGCCGGCTACGTCGAGACCTGGTGGCAGGCCGTCCAGGACCTCGCCGCACTCCTCGACCAGGTGCCCGACGAGCAGTGGTCGACCCCGACCGACCTCGCCGGCTGGGACGTGCGCGCCTGCGCAGCCCACACCGCCCACCTCGAGAGCGTGCTGGCGGGCCACCCCGAGGAGACCGCGGAGATCGGCGAGCCGGCGCACGTCACCGGCCTCATGGGCCTCTACACCGAGATCGGGGTCGTCAACCGGCGCGACCGCTCCCCCGCCGAGATCGTCGCCGAGATCCGCGAGGTCACCGGGCGCCGCCACCAGCAGCTCCTCGCCGACCCGCCCACCGACGCGTCCGCCCAGCCCCCGGTGATCTTCGGCGGCGTGCCGTGGACCTGGGAGGTGCTGCTGCGCAACCGCCCGCTCGACGTGTGGATGCACGAGCAGGACGTACGCCGCGCCGTCGGCCTCCCCGGCGGCCTCGACACCCGCGCGGCCCAGCACACCGCCGACTACCTCACCGAGTCGTTCGGGTTCGTCGTGGCCAAGAAGGCCGGCGCGGAGCCGGGGACCACGGCCGTGCTCGACGTCGTCGGCAGCCCCACGGTCGCCTACGCCGTCACCGACGCCCGCCGGGGCGAGCGGCTGCCGGTGGTGCCGGGCGACCCCACGGTCACCCTGCGCACCGACCGCGAGACGTTCGTCCTGCTGGCGGGCGGTCGCCGCGCGGCGGCTGCCGACGCCGTCACGATCGAGGGCGACCACGAGCTCGGCGCCCGTATCGTCGCGACGATGGCGACGACGCCGTGA
- a CDS encoding oxidoreductase yields MSAAVDAWTLADIPDQTGRTVVVTGPSVGGLGHHTALELARRGARVVLAGRTPARLDETAAAITAEVPDAALERLVVDLSDLTSVRSAGAAAARLGPIDVLVNNAGVMGTKRRRTADDLDLQLATNHLGPFLLTGLLLPQLVASEAATVVTVSSIFHRMAGAVGDPSRRTRGIYRKWHVYGQSKLANLLFTAELDRRCREGGVPVRALAAHPGFAGTHLAANGQYGRSSGGIASVLDAAIRAVSQPAAAGAWPSLMAATADLPGSSYVGPSGPGEFGGTPRVTTGSRASRDRAAAERLWVRSEQIAGIVYP; encoded by the coding sequence GTGAGCGCCGCCGTCGACGCCTGGACCCTCGCCGACATCCCCGACCAGACCGGCCGCACGGTCGTCGTGACCGGGCCGTCGGTCGGCGGGCTCGGGCACCACACCGCCCTCGAGCTTGCCCGGCGCGGCGCCCGGGTCGTGCTCGCCGGTCGCACCCCGGCCAGGCTCGACGAGACGGCGGCGGCGATCACCGCCGAGGTGCCGGACGCGGCCTTGGAGCGGCTCGTCGTCGACCTGTCCGACCTCACCTCGGTGCGATCCGCCGGCGCCGCGGCCGCGCGGCTCGGGCCGATCGACGTCCTCGTCAACAACGCGGGGGTGATGGGCACCAAGCGGCGCCGTACGGCGGACGACCTCGACCTCCAGCTCGCCACCAACCACCTCGGCCCCTTCCTGCTGACCGGCCTGCTGCTGCCGCAGCTCGTCGCGAGCGAGGCGGCCACGGTGGTCACCGTGTCGTCGATCTTCCACCGGATGGCCGGCGCGGTCGGCGACCCGAGCCGACGGACACGTGGGATCTACCGGAAGTGGCACGTCTACGGGCAGTCCAAGCTCGCCAACCTGCTGTTCACCGCCGAGCTCGACCGTCGCTGCCGCGAGGGCGGTGTCCCGGTCCGGGCGCTCGCCGCACACCCCGGCTTCGCCGGCACCCACCTCGCCGCCAACGGGCAGTACGGCCGCTCCTCCGGTGGCATCGCCTCGGTCCTCGACGCCGCCATCCGCGCCGTCTCGCAGCCCGCCGCCGCCGGGGCCTGGCCGAGCCTGATGGCCGCCACTGCCGACCTCCCGGGCTCGTCGTACGTCGGCCCGAGCGGCCCGGGCGAGTTCGGCGGCACGCCCCGGGTCACCACCGGCAGTCGGGCCTCGCGTGACCGGGCAGCCGCCGAGAGGCTCTGGGTGCGCAGCGAGCAGATCGCGGGGATCGTCTACCCGTGA